The following DNA comes from Bacillaceae bacterium S4-13-56.
CAGAAGGGAAGATTGTTGATATTCTTGGACATAAAAATGATCCAGGGATTGATATTCTTTCTATCATTTATAAATACGGGATTCCCATTGAGTTTCCTAGTGAGGTCATGGAACAAGCAAATCAGGTTCCTGATCATATACGTGAAGAAGAAATTGAAAATCGTAGAGATCTTCGTGATGAAGAAATTGTTACGATTGATGGTGCGGATGCCAAAGACTTGGACGATGCCATTTCATTAAAAGAGTTGGATAACGGGAACTTTTTACTCGGTGTACACATTGCAGATGTAACCTATTACGTCAATGAAGGTTCACCGATTGATAAAGAGGCCCGTGACCGCGCGACTAGTGTATACTTAGTGGACCGTGTAATTCCGATGATTCCTCACCGATTATCGAATGGAATTTGTTCTTTGAACCCACAGGTGGATCGTCTCACATTATCCTGTGAAATGGAAATCGACCAAAATGGTGGAGTAGTGAACCATGATATTTTTGCAAGTGTGATCAGAACAAATGAGCGAATGACGTATAAGGATGTTAACTTAATCCTTGTAGATGGTGATGTAGAGCTTAGGAAAAGATATGAAGAGTTAGTTCCGATGTTTGAGCGAATGCAAAAACTAGCGGCTATTTTGCGTAAAAAGCGTCAGGAACGTGGAGCTATTGATTTTGACTTTAAGGAAGCTAAGGTTCTCGTGGATAATGAGGGAAAAGTTGAGGATGTAGCCATTCGAGAACGTTCTGTAGCAGAGAAACTGATTGAGGAGTTTATGCTTGCTGCAAATGAAACTGTAGCCGAGCATTTCCACTGGATGGATGTTCCGTTTGTTCATCGAATTCATGAAGATCCTGATCCAGACAAGCTACAAAGATTTTTCGAGTTTATTGCTAACTTTGGATACTTAGTAAGAGGGACGTCTAACGACATTCATCCTCGTGCATTACAGGAAGTCTTAGACGCTGTAAAGGGCAGCCAAGAGGACATGGTTATATCCCGTTTAATGCTTCGATCCATGAAGCAGGCTCGCTACGATACAGAAGGAATTGGCCACTTTGGATTGGCAACTAAGTTCTATACACATTTTACTTCTCCGATTCGACGTTATCCGGACCTTTTGGTTCATCGTCTCATTCGAACCTATATATTAGAGAAAAAGATAGATCCTAAAACAGTGAATCATATGCGTGACACATTACCAGAAATGGCGAAGCACTCCTCAGATATGGAGCGACGAGCCGTTGATGCGGAACGCGAAACAGATGATTTAAAGAAATGTGAATTCATGGCAGATAAGGTTGGGGAAGAGTTCGACGGGGTCATCAGTTCGGTGACTAACTTTGGACTTTTTGTTGAGTTGCCGAATACCATTGAAGGTCTTGTTCATGTGAGCTTCCTAACCGACGATTATTATCATTTTGATGATCGAAGCTATGCTATGATTGGCGAGCGCACTGGAAATGTATTCAGAATCGGTGATGAGGTTACCGTCCGTGTAGCAAATGTCAATATAGATGAGCGTGTAGTAGACTTTGAAATTGCTGGTATGAAACCAAAGCAGGCCCGTGAACGTAAAAGTACTCCGACTATTATTCAGGCTCGCCGTAGTGGTGGTGGGCCTGGTAACGGTGGAGGAAAAAGTGGCAAAGATTCTCGTGCTGCTGGCTCTGGCGGAAACGGAAGCAAGCCTAAAAAGAAAAAAGATAAACAGCCATTTTATAAAAAGAGCGGTAACCCTGGAAAGAAACAGGGGAGAAAAAAGAGATAGATTTGGTGATCAGGCCAGGTTCCTTTTACGAGGGACCTGGTTTTAGTTTGCTTATTTTG
Coding sequences within:
- the rnr gene encoding ribonuclease R produces the protein MSEILRERIFSLVEEVSKPVSVEEIQESLGMESSDDFKELVILLNQLEESGELVRTRKNRYGLPEKMNLIRGKIQMHQKGFAFLLPDNKDQDDIYIHHSDLNSAMNGDMVLVRVEQRPDSGSRPEGVVIRIVERSSNRIVGTYSDSRNFGFVIADDKRIPNDIFIPKENNIGAVDGHKVIVEITKYPEGRMSAEGKIVDILGHKNDPGIDILSIIYKYGIPIEFPSEVMEQANQVPDHIREEEIENRRDLRDEEIVTIDGADAKDLDDAISLKELDNGNFLLGVHIADVTYYVNEGSPIDKEARDRATSVYLVDRVIPMIPHRLSNGICSLNPQVDRLTLSCEMEIDQNGGVVNHDIFASVIRTNERMTYKDVNLILVDGDVELRKRYEELVPMFERMQKLAAILRKKRQERGAIDFDFKEAKVLVDNEGKVEDVAIRERSVAEKLIEEFMLAANETVAEHFHWMDVPFVHRIHEDPDPDKLQRFFEFIANFGYLVRGTSNDIHPRALQEVLDAVKGSQEDMVISRLMLRSMKQARYDTEGIGHFGLATKFYTHFTSPIRRYPDLLVHRLIRTYILEKKIDPKTVNHMRDTLPEMAKHSSDMERRAVDAERETDDLKKCEFMADKVGEEFDGVISSVTNFGLFVELPNTIEGLVHVSFLTDDYYHFDDRSYAMIGERTGNVFRIGDEVTVRVANVNIDERVVDFEIAGMKPKQARERKSTPTIIQARRSGGGPGNGGGKSGKDSRAAGSGGNGSKPKKKKDKQPFYKKSGNPGKKQGRKKR